A single region of the Epinephelus moara isolate mb chromosome 16, YSFRI_EMoa_1.0, whole genome shotgun sequence genome encodes:
- the cdk20 gene encoding cyclin-dependent kinase 20 isoform X2 gives MEQYSILGRIGEGAHGIVFKAKHIETGETVALKKVALRRLEDGIPNQALREIKALQEIEDNQHVVKLKDVFPHGTGFVLVFDFMLSDLSEVIRNSQRPLTPAQVKGYMMMLLKGVAFLHHNNIMHRDLKPANLLISSSGHLKIADFGLARLFSEQGERLYSHQVATRWYRAPELLYGARKYDEGVDLWRSLSCQITIKSPLRRIQPSHWRRSSLTRLLRPSTCSTSSWFIRPNSAAPPGRLSSIRTSSPLLFLLTTQSCPFLRGGADPPVSGCRLRPLTSQWTCPCRTVW, from the exons ACAGGAGAGACGGTGGCTCTGAAGAAAGTGGCTCTGAGGCGTCTGGAGGACGGCATCCCCAACCAGGCTCTGAGGGAGATCAAGGCCCTGCAGGAGATCGAGGACAACCAACAT gTGGTGAAGCTGAAGGATGTCTTCCCTCACGGGACGGGCTTCGTCCTGGTCTTTGACTTCATGCTCTCCGACCTCTCTGAGGTCATCAGGAACTCTCAGCGACCTTTGACCCCGGCTCAGGTCAAAGGTTACATGATGATGCTGCTAAAGGGCGTGGCCTTCCTGCATCACAACAACATCATGCACCGG gaccTGAAGCCAGCGAACCTCCTCATCAGCTCTTCAGGTCACCTTAAGATCGCAGACTTTGGTTTGGCCAGACTGTTCAGTGAGCAGGGAGAGAGACTGTACAGCCACCAGGTGGCcaccag gtggtACAGAGCTCCTGAGCTGCTGTACGGGGCCAGAAAGTACGACGAGGGAGTCGACCTGTG GAGATCGTTGAGCTGCCAGATTACAATAAAATCACCTTTAAGGAGAATCCAGCCATCCCATTGGAGGAGATCGTCCCTGACACGTCTCCTCAGGCCGTCGACCTGCTCTACAAGTTCCTGGTTTATCCGTCCAAACAGCGCTGCTCCGCCAGGCAG gcTCTCCTCCATCCGtacttcttctcctctcctcttcctgctcaCCACTCAGAGCTGCCCATTCCTCAGAGGGGGGGCCGACCCCCCCGTCAGCGGCTGCAGGCTCCGCCCACTGACTTCTCAGTGGACCTGCCCCTGCAGAACAGTGTGGTAG
- the cdk20 gene encoding cyclin-dependent kinase 20 isoform X1: MEQYSILGRIGEGAHGIVFKAKHIETGETVALKKVALRRLEDGIPNQALREIKALQEIEDNQHVVKLKDVFPHGTGFVLVFDFMLSDLSEVIRNSQRPLTPAQVKGYMMMLLKGVAFLHHNNIMHRDLKPANLLISSSGHLKIADFGLARLFSEQGERLYSHQVATRWYRAPELLYGARKYDEGVDLWAVGCIFGELLNSSPLFPGENDIEQLCCVLRVLGTPTQDSWPEIVELPDYNKITFKENPAIPLEEIVPDTSPQAVDLLYKFLVYPSKQRCSARQALLHPYFFSSPLPAHHSELPIPQRGGRPPRQRLQAPPTDFSVDLPLQNSVVDPALLQRHASCL, translated from the exons ACAGGAGAGACGGTGGCTCTGAAGAAAGTGGCTCTGAGGCGTCTGGAGGACGGCATCCCCAACCAGGCTCTGAGGGAGATCAAGGCCCTGCAGGAGATCGAGGACAACCAACAT gTGGTGAAGCTGAAGGATGTCTTCCCTCACGGGACGGGCTTCGTCCTGGTCTTTGACTTCATGCTCTCCGACCTCTCTGAGGTCATCAGGAACTCTCAGCGACCTTTGACCCCGGCTCAGGTCAAAGGTTACATGATGATGCTGCTAAAGGGCGTGGCCTTCCTGCATCACAACAACATCATGCACCGG gaccTGAAGCCAGCGAACCTCCTCATCAGCTCTTCAGGTCACCTTAAGATCGCAGACTTTGGTTTGGCCAGACTGTTCAGTGAGCAGGGAGAGAGACTGTACAGCCACCAGGTGGCcaccag gtggtACAGAGCTCCTGAGCTGCTGTACGGGGCCAGAAAGTACGACGAGGGAGTCGACCTGTG ggcgGTGGGCTGTATTTTCGGGGAGCTGTTGAACTCGTCTCCTCTGTTTCCTGGAGAAAACGACATTGAACAGCTCTGCTGCGTCCTCAGAGTGCTGGGAACTCCAACACAGGACAGCTGGCCT GAGATCGTTGAGCTGCCAGATTACAATAAAATCACCTTTAAGGAGAATCCAGCCATCCCATTGGAGGAGATCGTCCCTGACACGTCTCCTCAGGCCGTCGACCTGCTCTACAAGTTCCTGGTTTATCCGTCCAAACAGCGCTGCTCCGCCAGGCAG gcTCTCCTCCATCCGtacttcttctcctctcctcttcctgctcaCCACTCAGAGCTGCCCATTCCTCAGAGGGGGGGCCGACCCCCCCGTCAGCGGCTGCAGGCTCCGCCCACTGACTTCTCAGTGGACCTGCCCCTGCAGAACAGTGTGGTAGACCCTGCGCTGCTGCAGAGACACGCCTCCTGCCTCTGA